The following proteins come from a genomic window of Hoplias malabaricus isolate fHopMal1 chromosome 15, fHopMal1.hap1, whole genome shotgun sequence:
- the LOC136668682 gene encoding uncharacterized protein, with amino-acid sequence MSVRILLCFIVCFGETTVIKGGVTEIAPGSDVSLNCSSGAGQSGWKGPEHSNTLRATVKETQYLLIKDFQKQNEGQYECRDKSAELRLKAGSLQSEPVVFRASEGDSVSLFCKDLTSSSLKSSWFWTPHGSGQNLSLGLNSTHFRNRLSFRNKDNDFSLRISAVDWSDSGRYECQRFDDQTFKKTSIELLVVRVKSNSSQLTQGDDAELKCEVSHQNQNIELFWINTETQKVFPNPHQLKNVTMEQRNWTCVVFNGSDLKALIPLTLNISYSLPTTISNPPNPTTAAPTLPPPGESHTLTQMTSLHDCTRPSLTGISFPPFMVLLTFWCLLFHLK; translated from the exons atgtctgtgaggatcttactctgttttattgtgtgttttggtgAAACTACAGTCATTAAAG GAGGGGTTACTGAGATTGCTCCAGGGAGTGATGTTTCTTTAAATTGTTCCTCCGGCGCTGGACAGAGTGGATGGAAGGGACCtgaacacagcaacacactgaGAGCCACAGTAAAGGAGACGCAGTATCTACTGATAAAGGACTTTCAGAAGCAGAATGAGGGACAGTACGAGTGCAGAGATAAATCAGCAGAACTGAGACTGAAGGCTG GTTCATTACAGTCTGAGCCGGTTGTGTTTAGAGCCAGTGAAGGAGACTCAGTCTCACTGTTCTGTAAAGACCTGACCTCTTCATCACTAAAGTCCTCCTGGTTCTGGACTCCACATGGTTCGGGTCAAAACCTCAGCCTTGGACTGAACTCAACTCACTTTAGAAACCGGCTCAGTTTCAGAAACAAGGACAATGACTTTTCTTTGAGAATCTCAGCTGTCGACTGGAGCGACTCGGGGAGATATGAGTGTCAGCGTTTTGATGATCAAACTTTCAAGAAAACCTCCATTGAGCTGCTGGTGGTGAGAG TTAAATCTAACTCCTCACAGTTAACTCAGGGGGATGATGCTGAGTTAAAGTGTGAAGTTTCTCATCAGAATCAGAACATAGAACTCTTCTGGATCAACACAGAAACCCAGAAGGTCTTTCCAAACCCACATCAGCTGAAGAACGTTACGATGGAGCAGAGGAACTGGACCTGTGTTGTGTTTAATGGCTCTGACCTGAAAGCTCTTATTCCATTAACTCTCAACATCAGTTACTCACTCCCCACCACCATCTCCaacccccccaaccccaccaCCGCAGCTCCTACTCTCCCCCCGCCGGGTGAGTCTCACACTCTGACACAAATGACAAGTTTACACGACTGCACCAGGCCGTCTCTCACAGG GATTTCCTTTCCACCTTTTATGGTGCTGCTTACATTCTGGTgccttctgttccaccttaaatag
- the LOC136668684 gene encoding uncharacterized protein, with amino-acid sequence MSVRILLCFIVCFGETTVIKGGVTEIAPGSDVSLSCSSGAGQSGWKGPEHSNTLRATVKETQYLLIKDFQQQNVGQYECRNKSVELILKAGSTWSEPVVFRASEGDSVSLFCKDLTSSSLKSSWFWTPHGSGQNLSLGLDSTHFRNRLSFRNKDNDFSLRISAVDWSDSGRYECQRFDDQTFKKTSFELLVVRVKSNSSQSTQGDDAELKCEVSHQNQNIGLFWINKETKEVFPNPHQLKNVTMEQRNWECAVFNGSDLKALIPLTLNINSPRS; translated from the exons atgtctgtgaggatcttactctgttttattgtgtgttttggtgAAACTACAGTCATTAAAG GAGGGGTTACTGAGATTGCTCCAGGGAGTGATGTTTCTTTAAGTTGTTCCTCCGGTGCTGGACAGAGTGGATGGAAGGGACCtgaacacagcaacacactgaGAGCCACAGTAAAGGAGACGCAGTATCTACTGATAAAGGACTTTCAGCAGCAGAATGTGGGACAGTACGAGTGCAGAAATAAATCAGTAGAACTGATACTGAAGGCTG GTTCAACATGGTCTGAGCCGGTTGTGTTTAGAGCCAGTGAAGGAGACTCAGTCTCACTGTTCTGTAAAGACCTGACCTCTTCATCACTAAAGTCCTCCTGGTTCTGGACTCCACACGGATCGGGTCAAAACCTCAGCCTCGGACTGGACTCAACTCACTTTAGAAACCGGCTCAGTTTCAGAAACAAGGACAATGACTTTTCTTTGAGAATCTCAGCTGTCGACTGGAGCGACTCGGGGAGATATGAGTGTCAGCGTTTTGATGATCAAACTTTCAAGAAAACCTCCTTTGAGCTGCTGGTGGTGAGAG TTAAAtctaactcctcacagtcaactCAGGGGGATGATGCTGAGTTAAAGTGTGAAGTTTCTCATCAGAATCAGAACATAGGACTCTTCTGGATCAACAAAGAAACCAAGGAGGTCTTTCCAAACCCACATCAGCTGAAGAACGTTACGATGGAGCAGAGGAACTGGGAGTGTGCCGTGTTTAATGGCTCTGACCTGAAAGCTCTTATTCCATTAACTCTCAACATCA